Proteins encoded together in one Bacteroides ovatus window:
- a CDS encoding pyridoxal-dependent decarboxylase, translated as MQINKTKIAELRKEYGDAFYLLDSGQFRNNFIELKDTFRKIYPNFNIAYSYKTNYTPKFCKIVNELGGYAEVVSEMELEIALRVGVESKRIIWNGPIKNAKKLEEFLVAGGTDNIDSVEELAVVKAIAERHPDKVLNLGIRCNYDVQDGVVSRFGLDVDSEDFQQVLEFVITTKNVHFINFQCHFAKRQIEYWSARAKGMVELIDRIGIIPERLDVGGGLFGKMADSLKAQFKNDIPDYQAYAEATATIFADYFADKNVKPELLIEPGSAVVGDCMKFVGTVKTIKCVRGKWMATVLGSQKNISMSGINPPMEVITMGGEQKEYKDLDFVGFTCIEGDVLYNNYNGKLAHEDAIVISNCGSYSLVMKPPFILPNFPVLDICGEKTEVIKRGEVFDDLFHTFNFD; from the coding sequence ATGCAAATAAATAAAACAAAGATAGCAGAGCTCCGAAAGGAATATGGTGATGCTTTCTATCTGTTGGATAGTGGGCAGTTTAGAAACAACTTCATAGAGTTGAAAGATACTTTCCGCAAAATATATCCCAACTTCAATATTGCATATTCATACAAGACCAACTATACGCCAAAGTTCTGCAAGATTGTGAACGAGTTGGGTGGTTATGCTGAGGTGGTATCAGAGATGGAGCTTGAGATTGCACTCCGAGTGGGCGTGGAGTCTAAGCGCATCATTTGGAATGGTCCGATCAAGAATGCAAAGAAGCTGGAGGAGTTTCTGGTGGCTGGCGGTACCGACAATATCGACTCTGTGGAGGAGCTGGCGGTAGTGAAGGCGATTGCAGAGCGTCATCCGGACAAGGTGCTGAACCTTGGTATCCGTTGTAATTATGATGTACAGGATGGTGTGGTGAGCCGTTTCGGACTTGATGTGGATAGCGAGGACTTCCAGCAGGTATTGGAGTTCGTGATCACCACGAAGAATGTTCACTTCATCAACTTCCAGTGTCACTTTGCAAAGCGACAGATAGAATACTGGTCTGCTCGTGCAAAGGGTATGGTAGAGCTGATTGACCGCATTGGAATTATCCCTGAGCGTCTCGACGTCGGAGGCGGCTTGTTCGGCAAGATGGCTGACTCGCTGAAGGCTCAGTTTAAGAATGACATTCCTGACTATCAAGCTTATGCAGAGGCTACTGCTACGATATTTGCAGATTATTTTGCTGACAAAAATGTGAAGCCGGAGCTTCTAATTGAACCGGGAAGTGCTGTAGTAGGCGACTGCATGAAGTTCGTTGGAACCGTTAAGACCATCAAGTGCGTTCGCGGAAAGTGGATGGCTACCGTATTGGGAAGCCAAAAGAACATCAGTATGAGTGGCATTAATCCGCCTATGGAGGTGATTACCATGGGAGGCGAGCAGAAGGAGTACAAAGATTTGGATTTTGTAGGTTTTACCTGCATTGAGGGCGATGTGCTCTATAACAACTACAACGGAAAACTGGCACATGAGGATGCTATCGTGATCAGCAACTGTGGTAGTTACTCATTAGTGATGAAACCGCCATTCATTTTGCCTAACTTCCCTGTGCTGGACATTTGCGGAGAGAAGACCGAGGTAATCAAGCGAGGAGAAGTGTTCGACGATTTGTTCCACACTTTTAATTTTGACTAA
- a CDS encoding aldolase/citrate lyase family protein: MNIGFLDFMFITNNPNVAKAAEECGVRRVWVDLEMIGKEARQLGMNTVKSGHTLQDISVVKEILTTSELLVRVNPIYKGSEAEINEVIERGADIIMLPFFHTLEEVDTFLRIVNGRCKTTLLFESKESIEHLDEIIALGGFDEAHIGLNDLHLSYGMTFMFEPLSNGMVEQICAKFKEAGIPYGFGGVAKIGEGLLPAECVIAEHYRLGSTRAILSRSFCDNQYVDYNKWRYEFQLGINQIRLYESLLPMLPETYFVENIKKVKEGVNKVIKIINAKRNANK, encoded by the coding sequence ATGAATATAGGTTTTTTAGATTTCATGTTCATCACAAATAATCCTAATGTTGCGAAAGCAGCAGAGGAGTGTGGTGTAAGGCGAGTGTGGGTCGATCTTGAAATGATTGGTAAAGAAGCACGTCAGCTAGGCATGAATACAGTCAAGAGTGGACATACTCTTCAGGATATTTCTGTAGTAAAGGAAATTCTTACGACCTCTGAACTTTTGGTCCGTGTCAATCCAATATACAAAGGTTCGGAAGCAGAAATCAACGAGGTGATTGAAAGAGGAGCAGATATAATAATGTTACCTTTTTTTCACACTCTTGAGGAAGTTGATACATTTCTTCGTATCGTGAATGGCAGATGCAAGACAACTCTGCTTTTCGAGTCGAAGGAGTCTATCGAACACCTTGATGAGATTATTGCTCTTGGTGGATTTGACGAAGCGCATATTGGTTTGAATGATCTCCATCTTTCGTACGGAATGACATTTATGTTTGAACCTCTTTCAAATGGAATGGTAGAGCAGATTTGCGCCAAGTTCAAGGAGGCAGGCATTCCTTATGGTTTCGGAGGTGTTGCAAAGATTGGCGAAGGTCTTCTGCCTGCCGAATGTGTGATAGCAGAACACTATCGTCTTGGCTCTACTCGTGCCATTCTTTCTCGTAGTTTTTGCGATAATCAGTATGTGGATTACAATAAATGGAGGTACGAGTTCCAGTTGGGTATCAATCAGATTAGATTATATGAAAGTCTCCTCCCAATGTTACCAGAAACATATTTTGTTGAAAATATTAAAAAGGTAAAAGAGGGTGTAAACAAAGTTATAAAAATTATCAATGCAAAGAGAAATGCAAATAAATAA
- a CDS encoding branched-chain amino acid transaminase has product MKYDVVNRRIWFKGEILNVNDAKVNVLAPTSQFGLNVFEGIPCYWNDDEKQLYAFRLDEHYERLIRSAKLIQFDLKYTKEDFKKALIDVVKANEYDENLSVRQTLFVDGFGSWGSEGPVEMFVAPIPRGRTSAEYNKKGLNCCITSWRRISDENLSPRIKCGANYINSRVGQREALRNGYDTCIFLNEVGKVAEGPGSCFFMVKGNTVITPRLTDSVLESITRDTIIKLATEELRLKFEERTIDRTEVYMADEAFLCGSAMEVTPIFTVDRYQIGTGEQGEVTKKIHMKYLECVQGRLESRKNWITPVY; this is encoded by the coding sequence ATGAAATACGATGTAGTTAATAGAAGAATCTGGTTTAAAGGAGAGATTCTGAATGTAAATGATGCAAAGGTCAATGTGCTGGCACCTACTTCACAGTTCGGACTAAACGTGTTTGAGGGCATTCCTTGTTATTGGAATGACGACGAGAAGCAGTTGTATGCTTTCCGTTTGGACGAGCACTATGAGCGACTGATTCGTTCGGCTAAACTGATTCAGTTTGACTTGAAATATACCAAGGAGGACTTTAAGAAGGCACTCATTGATGTAGTGAAGGCCAATGAGTATGATGAGAACCTGAGCGTGCGTCAGACCTTGTTTGTAGATGGCTTTGGCAGCTGGGGCTCTGAGGGTCCTGTGGAGATGTTTGTGGCACCTATTCCGCGTGGTCGCACCAGTGCTGAGTACAACAAGAAGGGACTGAACTGCTGTATCACCAGTTGGCGCAGAATCTCGGACGAGAACCTGAGCCCTCGCATCAAGTGTGGTGCTAACTATATCAACAGTCGTGTGGGGCAGCGTGAAGCTTTGCGTAATGGTTATGATACTTGTATCTTCTTGAATGAAGTGGGCAAGGTAGCAGAAGGACCTGGCAGTTGCTTCTTCATGGTGAAGGGAAACACCGTGATTACCCCTCGTCTGACCGATAGTGTACTGGAGTCTATCACTCGCGACACCATCATTAAACTTGCTACAGAAGAACTGAGACTGAAGTTCGAGGAGCGCACTATCGACCGCACAGAGGTGTATATGGCTGATGAGGCATTTCTTTGCGGTAGCGCTATGGAGGTAACACCTATCTTTACCGTGGATCGTTACCAGATTGGTACCGGCGAACAGGGTGAGGTGACCAAAAAGATTCATATGAAATATCTGGAGTGTGTACAGGGAAGACTGGAGAGTAGAAAGAATTGGATAACACCTGTATATTAA
- a CDS encoding family 6 glucosyltransferase, with the protein MTIAILYICTGCYNQFFKGFYESCEKNFLIQTDKTYFVWTDDDHLADGRSNVRIYHKECAGFPADSLFRFEMFLQAEQEIMKYDYVYFFNANAMCIEPIGNEILPDESGLSMGIWGGKRLHQHPMFYPYERNRKSWAYVAPYGKDYTYFMGGLNGGRPKEYLEMVRTLSVNIRDDYDRGIIALVHDESHINAYMRSHPCKILPVELNRPEEWADEHTKLIFREKTHIDPYFNKGRKTSLCARFKKGTTILFNAIRWYVKL; encoded by the coding sequence ATGACTATTGCAATCCTATACATCTGTACAGGTTGTTACAATCAGTTCTTTAAGGGCTTTTACGAGTCTTGCGAGAAGAACTTCCTGATTCAAACAGATAAGACATATTTCGTATGGACTGATGATGACCATTTGGCTGATGGACGTTCAAATGTGAGAATCTATCATAAGGAATGTGCAGGATTTCCTGCTGATTCTCTATTTCGATTCGAGATGTTCTTACAGGCTGAGCAGGAGATAATGAAGTATGATTATGTTTACTTCTTTAATGCAAACGCAATGTGTATTGAGCCTATAGGAAACGAAATTCTTCCTGATGAATCGGGACTTTCCATGGGAATCTGGGGTGGAAAACGACTGCATCAACATCCAATGTTCTATCCATACGAACGCAATAGAAAGTCTTGGGCATATGTTGCTCCTTATGGCAAAGACTATACGTATTTTATGGGTGGACTTAATGGTGGTCGCCCTAAAGAATATCTTGAAATGGTACGTACGCTGAGTGTAAATATTCGTGATGATTACGATAGAGGTATCATTGCATTGGTTCATGATGAATCACATATAAACGCCTATATGAGGTCGCATCCTTGTAAGATACTCCCCGTAGAATTGAATCGTCCTGAAGAATGGGCTGATGAGCATACTAAGCTTATATTCCGAGAAAAAACACACATTGACCCGTATTTCAATAAAGGGCGAAAGACTTCTCTTTGTGCAAGATTTAAGAAAGGTACTACAATTCTTTTTAATGCAATCAGATGGTATGTTAAACTGTAA
- the tnpC gene encoding IS66 family transposase, whose translation MIDERAYELLCCQLGLANEEKAGLRKQNKELIARLESIEESNRENSKNLIDTINDLKDTIEKQSTTVEHYRKEMELMRKQLEAKDEVNRMLANEISNLRLQLEDSRKHRFGRTSEQRRLLNNRNLDKSALEQSEYDGSDRKDDNNKTDDNETGSNTSSGNIPAQNSKPSRRKETAPRAGKTKLKVDKVVVHEVDEYYTLPEGGRFMNRNGMPDVWEYRVIEHVRAYNVEHVYKVARVKLADGTFTSTMEHPLKNLGGIFSPELLARLLCLKYDFSMPENRQIRLLAREGIHISNTTLNSYIHNGIAKLREFMEDVFKEFVQRANYLMVDETTELVGVETKEGKAYRRKYLWAFFAKHIKMVYYHYNNGSRSSDAAKSFLEYFMGTISTDGYTVYRMFDGDDSKVLHIGCWTHCRRLWVDALPSDRTAMDIIDPIGEMFRNEDLFRMMKLSGEQIKERRLKLTGPILERIHHKVVIMMQDAKIMANELMRKAVNYTINQWKSLRNILKDGSAEISNNLCEQRMKPVKLLLKNCMNVGSEDAAENSAFTFSLIESCKLNGIDPQNYLKHLFECILHGKDCDKKALLPCFYKPEC comes from the coding sequence ATGATTGATGAAAGAGCATACGAGTTACTTTGCTGCCAGCTGGGTCTGGCGAATGAGGAAAAGGCAGGTCTTCGCAAACAGAATAAAGAATTGATTGCGAGGCTTGAGTCTATTGAAGAATCCAACAGGGAGAACTCTAAAAATCTGATAGATACCATCAATGATCTCAAAGATACCATCGAAAAGCAGTCAACCACGGTTGAACATTACAGGAAAGAAATGGAACTTATGAGAAAGCAGCTTGAAGCAAAGGATGAGGTGAACAGGATGCTGGCAAACGAGATCTCCAATCTCAGACTTCAGCTTGAGGACAGCAGGAAACACCGTTTCGGCCGTACTTCCGAGCAAAGAAGGCTGTTGAACAACCGTAATCTCGACAAGTCCGCTCTGGAACAATCCGAGTATGACGGTTCTGACAGGAAGGATGATAATAATAAGACCGATGATAACGAAACCGGCAGCAATACCTCTTCCGGCAACATACCTGCCCAGAACAGCAAACCTTCAAGGAGAAAGGAAACCGCACCACGTGCCGGGAAAACAAAATTGAAAGTTGACAAGGTGGTAGTACATGAAGTGGACGAGTATTACACGCTTCCAGAAGGGGGACGGTTTATGAACCGCAACGGTATGCCTGATGTGTGGGAATACAGGGTCATAGAACATGTAAGGGCTTATAACGTGGAGCATGTTTACAAGGTGGCAAGGGTAAAGCTTGCGGACGGCACTTTCACAAGCACCATGGAACATCCGCTGAAAAACCTTGGAGGTATCTTCTCTCCTGAACTGCTTGCCCGTCTGCTTTGTCTGAAATATGACTTCAGCATGCCTGAGAACAGACAGATAAGACTGCTTGCAAGAGAGGGTATCCACATAAGCAATACCACGCTGAACAGCTATATCCATAACGGAATCGCCAAACTAAGGGAGTTCATGGAAGATGTCTTCAAGGAGTTTGTACAGAGAGCTAATTACCTTATGGTTGATGAGACTACTGAGCTTGTTGGAGTGGAAACAAAGGAAGGTAAGGCTTACAGGAGAAAGTACTTATGGGCTTTCTTTGCCAAGCATATTAAGATGGTCTATTATCACTATAATAACGGCAGCAGGTCGTCCGATGCGGCAAAATCATTCCTGGAATATTTTATGGGAACCATATCCACTGACGGATATACGGTTTACAGGATGTTTGACGGAGACGACTCAAAGGTGCTTCATATAGGATGCTGGACGCATTGTAGAAGGTTGTGGGTTGATGCCCTGCCTTCAGACAGAACAGCGATGGACATAATAGATCCTATCGGTGAGATGTTCAGAAATGAAGACCTGTTCCGTATGATGAAACTCAGCGGTGAGCAGATTAAGGAAAGAAGGCTTAAGCTAACAGGACCGATTCTTGAACGTATCCATCATAAGGTGGTCATTATGATGCAGGATGCGAAGATTATGGCTAACGAACTGATGAGAAAGGCCGTGAACTATACGATAAACCAGTGGAAATCCTTGAGAAATATCCTCAAGGACGGTTCAGCAGAAATCTCGAACAACCTCTGTGAGCAAAGGATGAAACCTGTAAAGCTGCTGCTCAAGAACTGTATGAACGTTGGCAGTGAGGATGCGGCAGAAAACTCTGCATTCACCTTCTCTCTGATAGAAAGCTGTAAGTTGAACGGCATAGACCCTCAGAATTACCTGAAACACTTGTTTGAATGTATTCTTCATGGTAAGGACTGCGACAAGAAGGCTCTTCTGCCATGTTTCTATAAACCGGAATGTTAA
- the tnpB gene encoding IS66 family insertion sequence element accessory protein TnpB (TnpB, as the term is used for proteins encoded by IS66 family insertion elements, is considered an accessory protein, since TnpC, encoded by a neighboring gene, is a DDE family transposase.), with protein MLGLSANLNYYLFNGNVDLRKGIFRLCESIREEMSLDPSDASNVYMFMSRNRKVVKILHYERGFYVLYEKRPVMGKFKKPVFDEVSRCYRIQWSDMAYLTESIVVDKMYVSPKG; from the coding sequence ATGCTTGGACTGAGTGCTAACCTTAACTATTACCTGTTTAACGGTAATGTTGATTTGCGGAAAGGCATTTTCCGTCTGTGTGAGAGTATAAGGGAAGAAATGTCCCTTGACCCGAGCGATGCGTCCAATGTATATATGTTCATGTCCCGGAACCGAAAGGTTGTGAAGATACTTCATTACGAACGCGGTTTTTATGTGCTTTACGAAAAACGTCCTGTTATGGGCAAATTCAAGAAACCTGTATTTGATGAAGTCTCCAGGTGCTACCGGATACAGTGGTCGGACATGGCTTATCTTACGGAAAGCATTGTAGTTGACAAGATGTACGTTAGTCCGAAAGGCTAA
- a CDS encoding EpsG family protein yields the protein MWYQLLLCLFIIGMLWYVKDDGKKTKFVLPFSFILITLFFALRYEYGNDYWHYYLRWDSGRLVEGDNRGTGETLFYGFMQLFDKYYKFVIVHTLLFCSVLYYLVKRHVAPQYYALFFFMFMSMATMSYNMMSAMRSTMAACVLWLNIDLFYIRKRMWLPYSLLVIISGFFHTSALVFIILPFVDRGLSIIKPKPLFALLVIGMIVNVFYARQVYAIVLNFSDTMMETYGGYLDIDKTGGATFFGMLNRSFMLFPYYYICMNKEIFKQENKKEIWILAMFIITIICFGLDLDGRFSIVLYLFVIIALGDTIPTLNSNQKIYCLAPLFVYIVYNHIYLFYKMQLLYNYTDLNNFDGCFLFYKTIFDAQYLP from the coding sequence ATGTGGTACCAACTTCTTTTGTGCCTTTTCATCATTGGGATGTTGTGGTATGTTAAAGATGATGGCAAAAAAACAAAATTCGTGTTGCCATTCAGCTTCATACTTATAACTTTGTTTTTTGCATTAAGATATGAGTATGGTAATGATTATTGGCATTACTACCTTAGATGGGATTCTGGCCGCCTTGTAGAGGGTGATAATCGTGGTACTGGTGAAACTCTATTTTATGGTTTCATGCAGTTGTTCGATAAATACTATAAGTTTGTTATTGTACATACTTTGCTGTTTTGTTCCGTACTATATTATCTGGTCAAACGGCATGTTGCTCCACAATATTATGCGCTGTTCTTTTTTATGTTTATGTCAATGGCTACAATGTCATATAACATGATGTCGGCTATGCGAAGTACAATGGCAGCTTGCGTTTTATGGTTAAATATTGATCTGTTTTATATAAGAAAGAGGATGTGGCTTCCATATTCTTTATTGGTGATTATATCTGGATTTTTCCATACGTCTGCATTAGTGTTCATCATACTTCCTTTCGTTGATAGGGGACTTAGTATAATTAAGCCTAAACCCTTATTTGCATTACTTGTTATCGGAATGATCGTGAATGTTTTTTATGCTAGACAAGTATATGCTATTGTGCTGAATTTTTCTGATACAATGATGGAAACGTATGGTGGATATTTGGATATTGATAAAACTGGAGGCGCTACATTTTTCGGTATGTTGAATCGTTCTTTTATGCTTTTCCCTTACTATTATATATGTATGAATAAAGAAATATTTAAGCAAGAGAACAAAAAAGAAATATGGATATTGGCTATGTTTATTATTACAATAATATGTTTTGGCCTTGATCTTGACGGACGATTCTCAATCGTTCTCTATTTATTTGTCATAATTGCTTTAGGTGACACAATTCCAACCCTTAATTCTAATCAGAAAATTTATTGTCTAGCACCTCTATTCGTTTATATTGTGTATAATCACATTTATCTATTCTATAAGATGCAATTACTCTACAATTATACTGATTTAAATAATTTTGATGGTTGTTTCTTGTTTTACAAGACTATTTTTGACGCTCAATATTTACCGTAA
- a CDS encoding MOP flippase family protein yields MSKSAVISGAKWMTISTIVSSIVGILRLSILARFLDKSDFGIVAVLTLILGLTSMFSDMGFATVIMHKQNLDRRQFSSLFWIQMAVYFILYIIIICFTHPISLFYKEPILHYLIPLSLLDLLFIGIGKLYETVLQKNFQFKILAIRNIISCILSLVLAVIMAIMGCGVYTLVLSTLFATAFLSVWNFVLGQKHIRLQFYCSVKEILPLIKIGLYQTGTQIVDYLCTKLDVLIIGKLLGMEVLGLYNLSKEFVFRLIQIINTIVNRVLTPAFAKIQHEKARMSKTYCYVLQSLTSLTFPILTIISILSVQIIEVLYGSNYKEAGLLTAILSLAAVGTAVGNPVRNIIVATGRTDLTFKYVWVRSIFTIPCVYVCSLYSIEMVAWGQVLLSIIDYYLQWKMEIKPSIGLSFLDLTKSFLKQGCISLLLGFVGFIIFSTNPLLFDTVIIQAVVYGVIACFVYFASIYIFMNSELINFLGLIKRIIRN; encoded by the coding sequence ATGAGTAAAAGCGCAGTCATATCAGGAGCGAAATGGATGACAATTTCCACAATAGTATCTTCTATTGTGGGAATTTTGCGCCTATCAATCCTTGCACGCTTCTTAGACAAGTCCGATTTTGGTATAGTTGCAGTTTTAACCCTAATTCTGGGTCTTACTTCAATGTTTTCAGATATGGGTTTTGCAACTGTAATAATGCACAAGCAAAATTTAGATCGGCGTCAGTTTTCCAGTCTATTTTGGATTCAAATGGCCGTCTATTTTATTTTGTATATTATAATTATTTGCTTTACACACCCCATATCATTATTCTATAAAGAGCCTATTCTGCATTATTTAATTCCACTATCTTTGTTGGATTTGCTGTTCATAGGTATTGGGAAACTATATGAAACTGTACTACAAAAGAATTTTCAGTTCAAAATTTTGGCTATAAGAAATATCATTTCATGCATATTGTCATTAGTGTTAGCTGTGATAATGGCAATAATGGGGTGTGGTGTTTATACTTTGGTATTATCAACTTTATTTGCAACAGCCTTTTTGAGTGTGTGGAATTTTGTTTTGGGACAAAAGCATATCCGGCTTCAATTCTACTGTTCAGTAAAAGAAATTTTGCCATTGATAAAAATTGGATTGTATCAAACTGGCACACAGATTGTTGATTATTTATGTACAAAGCTAGATGTACTTATTATTGGAAAACTATTAGGAATGGAAGTCTTGGGCTTATATAATTTGTCCAAGGAATTCGTCTTTAGACTGATACAAATAATTAATACAATTGTAAATAGGGTGCTGACACCTGCATTTGCAAAAATCCAACATGAAAAAGCACGTATGAGTAAAACTTATTGCTATGTTTTGCAAAGCTTAACAAGTCTTACTTTCCCAATATTAACAATTATTTCCATATTAAGCGTTCAAATAATTGAGGTTCTTTATGGAAGTAACTATAAGGAAGCGGGGCTGCTAACTGCTATTTTGTCTCTTGCTGCTGTTGGAACTGCTGTTGGTAATCCAGTGAGAAATATTATTGTTGCCACAGGAAGAACAGATTTGACTTTCAAATACGTTTGGGTTCGGTCGATATTTACCATACCTTGTGTATATGTTTGTTCTTTGTATTCTATTGAAATGGTAGCATGGGGACAGGTTTTGTTGTCAATAATTGATTATTATTTGCAGTGGAAAATGGAGATAAAGCCCTCAATAGGGTTATCATTTCTTGATCTTACAAAGTCCTTCTTAAAACAAGGGTGTATATCACTTTTGTTGGGATTTGTAGGTTTTATAATATTTTCGACAAACCCATTGTTGTTTGATACTGTAATTATTCAAGCTGTTGTCTACGGTGTAATAGCCTGTTTTGTTTATTTCGCATCCATATATATATTCATGAACAGTGAATTAATTAATTTCTTGGGATTAATAAAAAGAATTATACGTAATTGA
- a CDS encoding acyltransferase, whose amino-acid sequence MKRIWLKIYYSIVIKLPINHSRLGKLIHSQSIRYIVCRKIFKSIGRGVNIEKGARFGNGFDVVIGDNSGIGVDCVVPHNIIIGENVMMGPGCHILLRNHDFSRTDIPMISQGYSEPKQTIIEDDVWIGRNVTFTPGRHVAKGSIVAACTVLCKDFPAYSIIGGNPSKLIKNRKD is encoded by the coding sequence ATGAAGAGAATTTGGCTGAAGATATATTATAGTATAGTGATAAAACTGCCTATAAATCATTCAAGATTAGGGAAATTAATCCATTCTCAATCCATTAGATATATTGTGTGTAGAAAGATTTTTAAATCAATTGGAAGGGGAGTTAATATAGAAAAAGGAGCAAGATTTGGAAATGGTTTTGATGTTGTGATTGGCGATAATAGCGGAATTGGAGTAGATTGTGTTGTTCCGCATAATATAATAATTGGTGAAAATGTAATGATGGGGCCAGGCTGTCATATTTTATTGCGTAATCATGACTTTTCAAGAACTGATATTCCTATGATTTCCCAAGGATATTCTGAACCAAAGCAAACAATAATTGAGGATGATGTATGGATTGGAAGAAATGTAACGTTTACACCTGGACGTCATGTTGCAAAAGGGAGTATAGTTGCAGCGTGTACCGTATTGTGCAAAGATTTTCCTGCGTATTCCATTATAGGTGGTAATCCATCAAAACTGATTAAAAACCGAAAGGATTAA
- a CDS encoding glycosyltransferase family 2 protein produces the protein MKLISIIIPTYNCGEYLPETIKSLQKQTYANWEAICVDDGSTDNTLQVIKSLQLEDSRLSVYTRTVLPKGGSHCRNIGLQHAKGDYVIFLDGDDLLTPTCLEERLQKIDNTGFDFAVFSMETIRKGVVGKVITDSKIKDHLSAFASNHAVWQVTSPIYKRSFLQEIGGFDISFQRMQDLELGVRAIAKSNNNYLSCIDDTHPDCYYRLSDSVVTAKKYILGLQQFDKFICLLHRLEDDGVFPDKKKLSHIYLCLLLSSYIVYLRKGVYENISMKEVYKTYTITEKMQLLDRCLYYSINLFSFCKSIQFKYVRALRRFLMTIYFN, from the coding sequence ATGAAATTGATTTCAATCATTATCCCTACATATAATTGTGGAGAGTATCTTCCTGAGACTATAAAGAGTTTGCAAAAACAAACGTATGCAAACTGGGAAGCAATCTGTGTGGACGATGGTTCTACAGATAATACACTACAAGTTATAAAAAGTCTTCAATTAGAAGATTCTCGACTAAGTGTTTATACGCGTACTGTCTTGCCTAAAGGGGGGTCTCATTGTCGAAATATTGGTCTGCAACACGCAAAGGGAGATTATGTGATTTTCCTTGATGGCGATGATCTTCTTACTCCTACTTGCCTTGAAGAGCGTTTACAGAAAATCGATAATACAGGATTTGATTTTGCCGTATTCTCGATGGAAACCATTCGCAAAGGAGTAGTTGGGAAAGTGATAACAGATTCAAAAATCAAGGACCATTTGTCAGCTTTCGCAAGTAATCATGCAGTCTGGCAAGTTACTTCTCCTATTTATAAAAGATCATTTTTACAGGAAATAGGAGGGTTTGATATCAGTTTTCAAAGAATGCAGGATTTGGAGCTGGGAGTGCGTGCCATTGCCAAGTCTAACAATAATTACTTGTCTTGTATAGACGATACTCATCCGGACTGTTACTACCGATTAAGTGATAGTGTAGTTACGGCTAAGAAATATATTCTCGGTCTTCAGCAGTTTGATAAATTTATTTGCCTACTTCATAGATTAGAAGATGACGGTGTTTTTCCAGATAAGAAGAAATTGTCTCATATTTATTTATGTTTGTTGTTGAGTTCTTATATAGTTTACTTGCGCAAAGGTGTATATGAGAATATATCAATGAAGGAGGTGTATAAAACATACACAATAACTGAAAAAATGCAATTGTTGGACAGATGTCTTTATTATTCAATAAATCTTTTTTCTTTTTGCAAAAGCATCCAATTCAAATATGTCCGTGCTTTAAGAAGATTTCTGATGACAATATATTTTAATTAA